A region of Methanomicrobium sp. W14 DNA encodes the following proteins:
- a CDS encoding Zn-ribbon domain-containing protein yields MPHKCIQCGREFGDGSTEILKGCPSCGGKKFLYIKNEDVHKDVLEEKSIKKLAEEKKEEIVELKTGKSDEKTEIYDRIESIRVVSPGSYELNIEKLAKGDDMIMQMGSDDKYIVDILSMAKKKKGRKKTK; encoded by the coding sequence ATGCCGCATAAGTGTATACAGTGTGGAAGGGAATTTGGGGACGGTTCCACGGAGATTTTAAAAGGCTGTCCAAGCTGCGGCGGCAAAAAATTTTTGTATATCAAAAACGAGGACGTCCACAAGGACGTCCTTGAAGAGAAATCCATAAAAAAACTTGCCGAAGAAAAGAAAGAAGAGATTGTCGAGTTAAAAACCGGCAAAAGCGATGAAAAGACCGAAATTTATGACAGAATAGAGAGCATCAGGGTGGTCAGTCCCGGTTCTTATGAACTTAATATAGAGAAACTGGCAAAGGGCGATGACATGATTATGCAGATGGGGTCTGACGACAAATACATCGTCGATATTCTTTCAATGGCAAAGAAGAAAAAGGGCAGAAAGAAAACCAAATAG
- a CDS encoding DUF2073 domain-containing protein: protein MIQGVQIDLISAERLEHLTTLEKVRLILDEVMDGNVVVLEKGLSPDEQSMLIETTMREITPDGFAGIEMETYSADKQENQKQGGLFGGLFGKKESSSGRLTVIGPANQMKTLKKDKDLISTWVSSR, encoded by the coding sequence ATGATCCAGGGTGTACAAATAGACCTAATCTCTGCAGAACGTCTCGAACATTTAACTACCCTTGAGAAGGTAAGGCTTATTCTGGACGAGGTCATGGATGGAAACGTTGTTGTCCTCGAAAAGGGTCTTTCTCCTGACGAACAGAGTATGCTCATCGAGACGACAATGCGTGAGATAACACCTGACGGCTTTGCAGGTATCGAGATGGAGACCTACTCGGCAGACAAGCAGGAAAACCAGAAGCAGGGTGGTCTTTTCGGCGGTCTTTTCGGGAAGAAGGAGAGCTCTTCAGGACGTCTTACGGTAATTGGTCCTGCAAACCAGATGAAGACATTAAAGAAGGACAAGGACCTCATAAGTACCTGGGTCTCTTCAAGGTGA
- a CDS encoding Era-like GTP-binding protein: MNFFVRTKQKFSKLFSGLFKKKQMRIGIYGPPNAGKTTLSNRIVRDWTGDAIGPVSEIPHETRRARRKEGIKISDEKGNSIKIDIVDTPGVTTKIDYKEFLEYGMDKDEAIVRAREATEGVAEAMHWLREDIDGVIYMLDSTQDPFIQVNIMLVGIIESRDLPVIIVANKNDLPDASSARIKSAFPQHPVISISGLEGNNVEELYEKMIDYFG; the protein is encoded by the coding sequence ATGAATTTTTTCGTAAGGACAAAACAAAAATTTTCCAAACTGTTCAGCGGACTTTTCAAAAAAAAGCAGATGAGGATCGGTATTTACGGCCCTCCTAATGCCGGAAAGACAACGCTTAGCAACAGAATTGTACGTGACTGGACCGGGGATGCAATAGGACCCGTAAGCGAGATCCCCCACGAGACACGAAGGGCACGAAGAAAGGAAGGTATAAAGATATCCGACGAAAAGGGAAACTCAATCAAAATCGATATCGTTGACACACCCGGGGTTACAACAAAGATTGACTATAAGGAGTTCCTGGAATACGGAATGGACAAGGACGAGGCAATAGTCAGGGCAAGAGAGGCGACAGAAGGTGTTGCAGAAGCAATGCACTGGCTCCGTGAGGATATCGACGGAGTAATATACATGCTTGATTCTACGCAGGATCCGTTTATACAGGTCAATATCATGTTAGTGGGGATTATTGAAAGCCGTGACCTGCCCGTTATAATTGTGGCTAACAAAAACGACCTGCCTGACGCATCCTCAGCAAGGATTAAAAGCGCTTTCCCGCAACACCCCGTAATTTCAATATCAGGACTTGAGGGCAACAACGTGGAAGAGCTATATGAAAAAATGATCGACTACTTCGGGTGA
- a CDS encoding CBS domain-containing protein, with product MSEKGIDTRRFQIDVPVKEVMRYNPVTIGSEATVWKAAEKMCRNEVGSCIVLQNNVPKGIVTEEDLTCKIVALNKKPGEVYVSEIMSTPLITIDSDKTVGEATHMMVSHKVRRLPVVENQKVVGLVTVRDILSVSNELNEIMSDLIKVNHDYDESMTGVCDVCGKMSDSLTPVDGRLLCPGCKGSDDTD from the coding sequence GTGAGTGAGAAAGGGATAGATACAAGGCGCTTTCAGATTGACGTACCCGTTAAGGAGGTCATGAGGTATAATCCTGTAACCATAGGTTCTGAGGCAACAGTATGGAAAGCGGCGGAAAAGATGTGCCGCAATGAAGTAGGCAGCTGTATTGTTTTGCAGAACAATGTGCCCAAAGGCATAGTGACAGAGGAGGATTTGACCTGTAAAATTGTTGCTCTCAACAAAAAACCCGGTGAGGTTTACGTAAGTGAAATTATGAGCACACCTCTGATAACAATTGACTCCGACAAAACAGTGGGAGAAGCGACTCATATGATGGTATCACATAAAGTAAGAAGACTTCCTGTTGTTGAAAACCAGAAAGTGGTAGGTCTTGTTACTGTACGTGACATACTCTCTGTCTCAAACGAGCTCAATGAGATTATGTCAGATTTAATAAAAGTGAATCATGATTATGACGAGTCGATGACAGGAGTATGCGACGTATGCGGAAAGATGTCCGACAGTCTTACACCTGTTGACGGAAGGCTTCTTTGCCCCGGCTGCAAAGGAAGCGATGATACTGATTAA
- a CDS encoding CBS domain-containing protein produces MRKEVKHRNNKEVADIATHDVISVSPTMSIIGAVETMTRKGFRRLPVTDSGTSKIIGMVTAGDIINFMGGGEKFNLVSGKHKGNMIAALNDSVREIMSTRLLTVKENTRITDVAKTIVDKKCGGIPIVDEEGILTGIVTERDILKVFCKTPNYLCVSDIMTKNPHVTTPDSPICSVTKEMVTKKFRRLPVVSDDVLFGIITAMDIMNYVGDKDVFKEMITGDVSDVMSVPVRKLINGNLYTTTPDESISNVAIEMVEKGVGALPVIENSRLVGVITEFDLVRELSVE; encoded by the coding sequence ATGCGTAAGGAAGTGAAACACCGCAATAATAAAGAAGTTGCAGACATAGCCACACATGATGTAATCTCGGTCTCCCCGACCATGAGCATCATAGGTGCTGTTGAAACAATGACCCGCAAGGGCTTCAGACGCCTTCCGGTTACTGATTCCGGAACCAGCAAAATTATAGGAATGGTAACTGCAGGAGACATCATAAATTTCATGGGAGGCGGTGAAAAGTTCAATCTTGTATCCGGAAAGCATAAGGGAAACATGATTGCCGCTTTAAATGACAGTGTCCGTGAAATTATGAGCACAAGGCTTCTGACTGTAAAGGAAAACACCAGAATAACTGATGTCGCAAAGACTATCGTTGATAAAAAATGCGGCGGGATACCAATTGTAGATGAAGAAGGTATTCTTACCGGGATAGTTACGGAAAGAGACATCCTTAAAGTGTTCTGCAAAACCCCGAACTATCTGTGTGTCTCGGATATAATGACAAAAAATCCTCATGTCACAACTCCGGACTCCCCTATATGCAGTGTCACAAAAGAGATGGTGACAAAAAAATTCCGCCGTCTTCCCGTTGTAAGCGACGATGTGCTCTTCGGGATAATCACGGCAATGGATATTATGAATTATGTCGGAGACAAAGATGTCTTTAAGGAAATGATTACAGGAGATGTATCTGATGTCATGTCTGTTCCGGTAAGAAAACTTATAAACGGGAACCTGTATACAACGACTCCTGACGAAAGCATAAGCAACGTCGCCATAGAGATGGTGGAAAAAGGCGTAGGTGCTTTGCCTGTAATCGAAAATTCACGTCTTGTAGGTGTAATCACCGAGTTTGACCTGGTAAGGGAATTATCAGTTGAATGA
- a CDS encoding CBS domain-containing protein, protein MSEKLLIKDVMSKPVTIAKSAVITEALDKMLDLGVDPLIVTNSGAVTGTISRQSIADVLGSKKTSAISPTQIHVSNRMDENFTSAYPDQDAELLVPLLQEYRIVVVLDNDHNLVGKVDAADLLSVMLPEAPVEKLMQTPHTIHPGDRVVHLRRKMMDEKVIKFVVTDEETGEIVGVVTETDIAKSMRDLRESVNAKHQEYQVRNLLVSEIMTSPAISVDVGAGLDEIRDLIIKKRISSVPVIKNGKLAGILSKESILVAL, encoded by the coding sequence ATGAGTGAAAAACTGCTAATAAAAGATGTAATGTCAAAACCTGTAACTATTGCAAAATCTGCTGTAATTACCGAAGCTCTTGATAAAATGCTTGATCTGGGTGTTGATCCGTTAATTGTCACAAACAGTGGTGCCGTTACAGGCACAATATCCCGGCAGTCCATTGCAGATGTACTGGGAAGCAAAAAAACCTCTGCGATTTCTCCTACCCAGATTCATGTCTCAAACAGGATGGATGAAAATTTTACTTCAGCATATCCTGATCAGGATGCAGAACTTCTGGTCCCGCTACTCCAGGAATACAGGATTGTGGTTGTTCTTGACAACGATCATAACCTTGTCGGAAAGGTGGATGCAGCAGATCTTTTGTCAGTAATGCTTCCTGAAGCTCCGGTTGAAAAGCTGATGCAGACTCCGCATACTATACATCCCGGAGACCGCGTCGTTCACCTGCGCAGAAAAATGATGGATGAAAAAGTCATAAAGTTCGTTGTAACAGATGAGGAAACAGGAGAAATAGTAGGTGTTGTCACCGAAACCGACATTGCTAAGTCCATGCGTGACCTGCGTGAGAGCGTAAACGCCAAGCATCAGGAGTACCAGGTCAGAAATCTCCTGGTAAGCGAAATAATGACAAGTCCTGCCATATCTGTTGATGTGGGTGCCGGCCTTGATGAGATAAGAGATCTTATCATAAAAAAGCGCATCAGCTCGGTTCCGGTAATAAAAAACGGAAAACTTGCAGGAATTCTTTCAAAAGAATCAATTCTGGTTGCTCTATAA
- a CDS encoding deoxyhypusine synthase yields the protein MKRVDPAVPAGNVAELLANMSNTGFQGRKLGESLDIWSRMIEDESCTILLGLSGAMIPAGMQEIIRELVKRRYIDVLVSTGANMFHDTCEHLDVHHYLGHHHVDDVDLFSKGIDRIYDVFAYEKEFRTIDSAISGFAGELSPYTGSSRDFTGRLGRWLSEKNPSGKSVLSECAKSGVPVFIPALCDSSIGIGLLMARRKGVSTFVDQIADVDEITKIVESSERTGVIYVGGGVPKNFIQQTQVIASIHNAGNDGHHYAIQYTTDSPHWGGLSGCTFEEAISWGKETPDCRNVQCFCDATIALPVVVSGLVSAGVQRKKVPDVMNMI from the coding sequence ATGAAGAGAGTAGATCCCGCGGTTCCCGCGGGAAATGTAGCAGAACTGCTTGCCAATATGAGCAATACGGGTTTTCAGGGCAGAAAACTTGGAGAATCCCTGGATATCTGGAGCCGGATGATAGAGGATGAATCATGTACTATATTGCTTGGTCTTTCAGGTGCCATGATACCTGCCGGGATGCAGGAGATTATACGTGAACTTGTTAAAAGAAGGTATATTGACGTTTTGGTCTCTACGGGGGCGAATATGTTCCATGACACCTGCGAGCACCTTGATGTCCACCACTATCTCGGGCACCACCATGTAGATGATGTGGACCTTTTTTCAAAAGGGATAGACAGGATATACGATGTTTTTGCGTATGAAAAGGAGTTTCGGACCATAGATTCGGCAATATCCGGTTTTGCCGGGGAACTTTCGCCTTACACCGGCTCATCACGCGATTTCACCGGCAGACTCGGCAGGTGGCTTTCGGAGAAAAATCCTTCGGGCAAGTCTGTACTTTCGGAATGCGCAAAGTCAGGTGTACCTGTGTTTATTCCGGCTCTCTGCGATTCGTCTATTGGAATCGGGCTTTTGATGGCAAGAAGAAAAGGTGTCAGCACTTTTGTAGACCAGATAGCAGATGTCGATGAAATCACAAAAATCGTCGAATCCTCGGAGAGAACAGGCGTTATATATGTAGGAGGCGGTGTCCCGAAAAATTTCATCCAGCAGACCCAGGTGATAGCCTCAATTCACAATGCCGGGAATGACGGTCATCATTATGCTATCCAGTATACAACGGACTCTCCCCACTGGGGCGGCCTTTCCGGGTGCACATTCGAGGAGGCCATCAGCTGGGGGAAGGAGACGCCCGACTGCCGGAACGTGCAGTGCTTCTGTGATGCTACAATTGCGCTTCCCGTCGTCGTTTCGGGTCTGGTGTCTGCCGGAGTGCAAAGAAAAAAAGTGCCTGATGTCATGAATATGATTTAA
- a CDS encoding 30S ribosomal protein S13, with product MEEKEINYFVRIENADLDGTKPVQIALTGLPGIGMHTSVTIAKMAEVDPRATIGLLEEDSVNRIREVLSSYIERVPSWMLNRQKDYYAGEAKQLLGSDLSMAIDDDVNRMRKIRCYRGIRHETGQKVRGQRTKSTGRRGTTVGVSRKKV from the coding sequence ATGGAAGAAAAAGAGATTAACTACTTTGTTAGGATTGAAAACGCTGATCTTGACGGTACAAAACCGGTTCAGATAGCTCTGACCGGACTTCCGGGCATAGGGATGCACACGTCCGTAACAATCGCGAAAATGGCTGAAGTAGACCCTCGTGCAACGATTGGTCTTCTTGAAGAAGATTCGGTCAACCGTATACGCGAGGTTTTATCGTCCTATATAGAGCGTGTTCCGTCATGGATGCTTAACCGCCAGAAGGACTACTACGCAGGAGAAGCAAAGCAACTTCTGGGTTCGGATCTTAGCATGGCGATTGATGACGATGTCAACCGCATGAGAAAGATCCGCTGTTACCGTGGTATTCGTCATGAAACAGGCCAGAAAGTCAGAGGACAGCGTACGAAATCGACAGGAAGACGCGGAACTACTGTTGGTGTCAGCAGGAAGAAGGTCTAA
- a CDS encoding 30S ribosomal protein S4, whose translation MVYPGKNHKSYDTPKRRFEKSRIEDENRLLIEYGLRNKKELWKAESILRRYRRAARHLLALKSSSVDADLAKSKEDELLGHLERYGLLGGNAGIGDILSMKIENELERRLQTIVYRRGLARSPKQARQMITHGHICVEGRRVNIPGFRVRKSEESSIGYYNSSPLNDDAHPERARIQSGGRA comes from the coding sequence ATGGTATATCCAGGAAAAAATCACAAATCATATGATACTCCCAAAAGACGCTTTGAGAAGTCCCGTATCGAGGATGAAAACAGGCTTTTGATTGAATACGGTCTCCGTAACAAGAAAGAACTGTGGAAAGCGGAGAGTATTCTTAGACGTTACCGCCGTGCGGCAAGGCATCTTCTTGCACTGAAGTCATCTTCTGTGGACGCAGACCTCGCGAAGAGCAAGGAAGATGAGCTTCTCGGTCACCTTGAACGTTATGGACTTCTTGGTGGAAATGCAGGTATTGGTGATATTCTTTCGATGAAGATTGAAAACGAGCTTGAGCGCCGCTTACAGACAATTGTCTACAGGCGTGGTCTTGCACGTTCACCAAAGCAGGCACGCCAGATGATTACTCACGGTCACATCTGCGTTGAAGGAAGAAGGGTCAACATCCCCGGATTCCGCGTGAGAAAGTCAGAAGAGTCTTCTATTGGTTATTACAACTCATCCCCGCTCAACGATGACGCTCATCCTGAGCGTGCCAGAATCCAGTCGGGAGGCAGAGCATAA
- a CDS encoding 30S ribosomal protein S11, which produces MADSNEKWGVAHIFASFNNTVVTVTDLSGAETITKSSGGMVVKQARNESSPYAAMQIAANVAQAAKDKGIFGLHVKVRAPGRGKQRSPGPGAQAAIRALARAGMKIGRIEDVTPVPHDSIRAKGGRRGRRV; this is translated from the coding sequence ATGGCAGATTCAAATGAAAAATGGGGTGTTGCGCACATCTTTGCTTCATTTAACAATACTGTGGTAACAGTTACCGATTTATCCGGTGCAGAGACAATAACAAAGTCCAGCGGCGGAATGGTTGTGAAGCAGGCCCGTAACGAGAGTTCACCTTATGCCGCAATGCAGATTGCTGCAAACGTAGCCCAGGCTGCAAAGGATAAAGGGATTTTCGGTCTCCACGTAAAGGTGCGTGCGCCCGGCAGAGGAAAACAGCGCAGTCCCGGTCCCGGTGCGCAGGCAGCAATTCGTGCGCTTGCCCGTGCAGGGATGAAGATTGGACGTATTGAAGATGTAACGCCCGTTCCACACGACAGCATTCGTGCAAAGGGTGGAAGAAGGGGCAGGAGAGTCTGA
- a CDS encoding DNA-directed RNA polymerase subunit D — protein sequence MDIAFSRLESEAVKFVLSGSHPAFANSLRRSMIGEVPKLAIEDVMIYDNSSALFDEMLAHRLGLIPLKTNLSDYKKKSECSCGGKGCPSCEAVYTLSVEGPGLVKSSDLIPQNPDAAPVSPNIPIVKLEEGQKVVLEAHAEINIGLEHAKWQSTLACGYKAYPVVKIDDRCDACGRCVEECPRNVLKLGKKSAEVVDGKLEACSMCRLCEKACLASGNEKSAIHIEPDNTRFVFVVESDGSMAVKDIILYGLSNLKGKSDSLVDVLTNISGAI from the coding sequence ATGGATATTGCGTTCAGCAGACTTGAGAGCGAAGCCGTGAAATTTGTTCTCTCCGGCTCACACCCGGCGTTTGCGAATTCACTGAGACGGTCAATGATAGGTGAGGTTCCAAAGCTTGCAATAGAAGATGTTATGATCTATGATAACAGCAGTGCACTCTTTGATGAAATGCTTGCGCACCGTCTCGGCTTAATTCCGCTCAAAACAAACCTTTCAGATTACAAAAAAAAGTCCGAGTGCTCCTGCGGAGGAAAAGGGTGCCCGTCATGCGAAGCAGTGTATACGCTTAGCGTCGAAGGTCCCGGTCTTGTTAAATCAAGTGATTTAATTCCGCAGAATCCTGATGCAGCACCGGTAAGCCCTAATATCCCTATTGTCAAACTTGAGGAAGGGCAGAAAGTGGTGCTTGAAGCGCACGCAGAGATTAACATAGGCCTTGAACATGCGAAATGGCAGTCGACACTTGCATGTGGCTATAAGGCATACCCTGTCGTTAAGATTGATGACAGGTGTGATGCCTGCGGTCGTTGTGTAGAGGAATGCCCTAGGAATGTCCTGAAGCTTGGTAAAAAATCCGCAGAAGTGGTGGATGGAAAGCTTGAGGCCTGTTCCATGTGCAGGCTCTGTGAAAAGGCATGCCTTGCAAGCGGAAATGAAAAGTCGGCTATACACATCGAACCTGACAATACGAGGTTCGTATTTGTTGTGGAAAGCGACGGATCAATGGCTGTAAAGGATATAATATTATACGGACTTTCCAATCTCAAAGGCAAATCCGATAGTCTGGTGGATGTATTAACCAATATTTCTGGAGCGATCTAA
- a CDS encoding 50S ribosomal protein L18e, with product MKAAKTNPRYTALVTMLREASRANEAGIWREIAKRLEAPSKNFAEVNLGKINRYAREGETLIVPGKVLGSGILDTGVSVSVAALNFSDAAASKIKDAKGTCMTIEDLVKTNPEGKKIRILR from the coding sequence ATGAAAGCTGCAAAAACAAATCCACGCTATACTGCCCTTGTTACAATGCTCAGGGAAGCATCCCGGGCAAACGAAGCAGGCATCTGGCGTGAAATTGCAAAGAGACTGGAAGCTCCCAGCAAAAATTTCGCTGAAGTGAACCTGGGCAAGATAAACAGATACGCCCGTGAAGGCGAAACTCTGATTGTACCGGGAAAGGTACTCGGGAGCGGAATTCTTGACACCGGGGTCAGTGTAAGTGTTGCAGCACTGAACTTCAGTGACGCTGCCGCATCAAAGATAAAAGATGCAAAAGGAACCTGTATGACAATAGAAGACCTCGTGAAGACCAACCCCGAGGGTAAAAAAATCAGGATTCTGAGGTGA